One stretch of Aeromicrobium fastidiosum DNA includes these proteins:
- a CDS encoding helix-turn-helix transcriptional regulator — translation MTIQIDAGAVLSTKPLRLELARRGAGFTQDELAKVIEVSRSTVRRAETGAAETKRPLLAAWAMATGVSAKWLETGIAPTDDGGGDSSARPKGFEPLTF, via the coding sequence ATGACGATTCAGATAGACGCGGGCGCAGTCCTGTCGACGAAGCCGCTCCGGCTCGAGCTCGCGCGGCGCGGGGCCGGCTTCACCCAGGACGAGCTGGCAAAGGTCATCGAGGTCAGCCGCAGCACAGTGCGCCGAGCAGAGACCGGAGCAGCCGAGACGAAGCGCCCGCTGCTGGCGGCATGGGCCATGGCGACGGGCGTGTCAGCGAAGTGGCTGGAAACAGGAATCGCCCCCACCGATGACGGTGGAGGCGACTCATCTGCGCGCCCGAAGGGATTCGAACCCCTAACCTTCTGA
- a CDS encoding helix-turn-helix domain-containing protein, protein MMNPMDRVPELLTTAEAAEFLGLSVPSVHRLAVAGVIKTHFQHPGPRGPRVFHRDELSRVAAERNLAS, encoded by the coding sequence ATGATGAATCCCATGGACCGGGTGCCCGAGCTGCTGACGACCGCGGAAGCGGCCGAGTTCCTTGGGCTGTCTGTTCCATCGGTGCACCGCCTCGCGGTCGCTGGCGTCATCAAGACGCACTTCCAGCACCCCGGGCCGCGTGGCCCGCGGGTCTTCCACCGCGACGAGCTCTCGCGCGTCGCAGCCGAAAGGAACCTCGCATCATGA